The nucleotide window CGAGGCACTGCCAAGTTTCTCGCGACGAGTGATCGCGCTCCGCCCACCGCCATCCACATACCAGACTGCGGAACCGAGGGAGGAGGCGCCATTCCATCCACCACGGACGGTTCCAGCGCTGACGACGAGGCCGAGCGGCGCACCTTCCGGAGTGAAGAATCCGGCATTGATCGCGGCGATGCCGTGTCGTGCCCGTCCGGCGGATTGGCTGTCCGCCCATTGTGAGCCGGGGCCGCTTGGTTGATCGGCGACTTCGAGACGGTGAGTACGGGAATCGAAGGCAATACCGTCCAATAGGATGCCTGCGGCTTCGATCGAAATATGGCGGGGAGAAGTGATCGGATGCCCGGATGCCACCGGGACATTGGTCACGACCGGGGCCTCGATCTGTGCGGCGGCCGGTATGGCGGCAGGGGGCGGAACTTTTTGGGAAGCTGCCTGTGTCTGCGGGGTGGGGGACGGCGGCGGCTTCACCGGGGAGCATCCCATCGTCAGCAGCGCCAGCCCGCAACCTATCCATCGCTTTTGAATCACCCCCGATGGTTGGCATGGCGACCCCGGCTTTGCAACTTCGCCCTCACTCGCGCCAGCCCACTCCCAGCAGCGTCTGGAATCCAGGCGCGCTGGCTTCGCGGTCGGCCACGGTGGTTTCCACGCCGGAGAACCCGGCTTTCTCCAGCATCGTGGCGAGGTCGCTTTCGGCAAAGCCGAGCCAGCGGTCCGCATAGAGTTCGCGGGCTTCCTCGAAGGTATGCTGGAGCAGATCGAGGACGATCAGGCGGCCACTCGGTTTCAATATCCGGAAAGCGGCTTCCAGCGCGCGTTGCGGATGCTCCGCGTGATGGAGGGCCTGGCTGAGGATGGCGAGGTCCACGCTGGCGTTCTCGATGGGAGGTTCCTCAATATCGCCGAGGCGGTATTCGAGATTGGGGAGGCCATGTTTCACCGCCAGCTCGCGGCCGAATTCGACCATCTTTGGCGAAAGGTCCACGGCGATCACCTTTTCGGCACGGCGGGCCAGTAATTGAGAAAGCGTGCCTTCGCCCGCACCCAGATCGGCCACCACGCGGTAGTTCAGCACCCGCAGCATGGCTTCGGCGAGGCCCTTCCAGGAACGACCTGGGACGTAGTCGCGTCCGAAGCGGCCGGCCAGTTCATCGAAATAGGCACGCGAAGCGTCCTTGCGCTTGGAAAGGAGGTGCCGCAGGGCGGAGGAGTCCTTTTCCACCTCCCGGACTTCCTGGGCGGCGAGGCGGGCGACTTCCAGCAGGTCCGGCGTGGCCGAGCACGAGTAGATGTTGTTTTTGCCGCTGCGTTCGTCCTCCACCAAACCCTCCGTTTTCATCTGGGAAAGCTGGGTGGAAATGCGGCTCTGGCCCATGCCGAGGATCTCCTGCAATTCCGCCACGGACAACGCTTCCTGCTCCAGCAGCATCAGGATGCGCAGGCGGGTGGGATCGGCCAGGAGCTTCAGGGATTTGAGCATTGACGCCATGTGCCCAGCGATTACATCAACGCATCACGATTTGACGATACGAAAATCGATTCCCGCATGAGCACCTACATTTTCTCCTCCGAGTCCGTCGGCGAAGGCCATCCCGACAAAGTGGCGGACACGATCTCCGATGCGATCCTCGATGCAGTCCTCGCGCAGGACCCGAAGGGCCGCGTGGCGTGCGAAACCCTGGTGAAGAGCAACGTCGTCGTGATCGCCGGCGAGCTGACCACCACCGCAAAGCTCGATTTCGAGACCATCGTCCGCAATGCCATCCGCGGCATCGGCTACACCAACAGCGACGACGTGTTCCACGCGGACACCGTTTTCATCAACAACTACCTCACCGGCCAGTCCCCGGACATCGCCCAGGGCGTGGACGCGAAGAAGGCCAAGGGCAAGAAGACCGCGGAGCAGGGTGCCGGCGATCAGGGCATCATGTTCGGCTACGCTTGCGATGAGACCCCCGAGCTCATGCCCGCGCCGGTGATGTTCGCGCATCGCCTCGGCCGTGAGCTCACCGCCATCCGCAAGAGCGGCAAGGTGAAGTGGCTGCGCCCGGATGCGAAGACCCAGGTGTCCGTCGAGTATGTCGATGGCAAGCCGACCCGCATTGTGAACGTGGTGATCTCCACCCAGCACGCCGCTGGTGTGGAGCATGCAGAGATTGAGAAGTTCTGCATCGAGAAGGTCATCAAGAAGGTCCTTCCGAAGAACCTGCTCAAGGGCACCGAGTTCCTCATCAACCCGACCGGCAATTTCGTGATCGGCGGCCCGCAGGGTGACTCCGGCCTCACCGGCCGCAAGATCATCGTGGACACCTACGGTGGCACCGGCCGCCACGGTGGTGGTGCTTTCTCCGGCAAGGACCCGTCGAAGGTCGACCGCTCCGCCGCCTACATGGGCCGCTGGGTGGCCAAGAACGTCGTTGCCGCCGGTTTGGCCAAGCGCTGCGAGGTCCAGTTCGCCTACGCCATCGGCCACCCGCTCCCGGTGAGCGTGCATGTCGATACCTTCGGCACCGGCACCAAGCCCGACGCTGCGATTCTCGAAGGCATCCTGAAGGTGTTCTCCTTCAAGCCCGCCGACATCATCAAGCAACTCAAGCTGCTCCGCCCGATCTACTCGAAGTCCACCAACTACGGCCACTTCGGCAAGGATGACGAGGACCTCACCTGGGAGCGCACCGACAAGGCCGCGGCTCTGAAGAAGGCCGTCAAGTAACTCAAGAATCGACCGCAGATTTCGCTGATTCCGCAGATTTAAACACTCTTCAATCTGCGGAATCAGCGAAATCTGCGGTCCAAGTTTCCATTCATATGCAAACTCTCGAACCACCCACCTCCAAAGCTTCCGTGAGCACTGACTACAAAGTTGCCGACATCTCCCTTGCCGATTTCGGCCGCAAGGAAATCCAGATCGCCGAGCATGAGATGCCTGGTCTCATGGCCACCCGCGCCAAGTACGGCTCGGAGAAGCCGCTGCAGGGCGTACGCATCATGGGCTCGCTGCACATGACCATCCAGACCGCCGTGCTCATCGAGACGCTCGTCGAACTCGGTGCCGAAGTACGATGGGTCTCGTGCAACATCTTCTCCACCCAGGACCACGCCGCCGCCGCCATCGCCGCCGCCGGTATCCCGGTCTTCGCCTGGAAGGGCGAGACGCTGGAGGAATACTGGTGGTGTACGTGGCAGGCCATCGTCAATCCGCAGGGCCTTGGTCCGGAACTCATCGTCGATGACGGTGGCGACGCGACCCTTCTCATCCACAAGGGCTATGAGATGGAGAACGGTTCCGACTGGATCAACACCGCTTCCGGTTCTCATGAAGAGCAGGTCATCAAGGACCTTCTCAAGAAGATCAAGGTCGAGCAGCCCGGTATCTTCGCGACCATCGTGAAGGACTGGAAGGGTGTTTCCGAGGAGACCACCACCGGCGTCCACCGCCTCTATCAGATGGCGAAGGCCGGAACGCTGCTTGTTCCGGCGATCAACGTGAACGACTCCGTGACCAAGTCGAAGTTCGACAACCTCTACGGCTGCCGCGAGTCGCTCGTAGACGGTATCAAGCGCGCTACGGATGTGATGATCTCCGGCAAGGTCGGCGTGGTCTGCGGCTACGGCGATGTCGGCAAGGGCTGCGCCCAGGCTCTCCGCGGCCAAGGCGCCCAAGTGGTCGTGACCGAAGTCGATCCGATCTGCGCGCTGCAGGCGGCGATGGAAGGCTTCCGCGTGCTCACCGTCGAGGACACCCTCGGCTGGGGTGACATCTACGTCACCACCACGGGCAACAAGGACATCATCCGCCTCGAGCACATGGAGAAGATGAAGGACCAGGCGATCGTCTGCAACATCGGCCACTTCGACAACGAGATCCAGATCGACAAGCTCAACAACGCCGCTGGTATCGCCCGCACGAACATCAAGCCGCAGGTGGACAAGTACACCTTCCCGACCGGCAACAGCATCTACATGCTTGCCGAAGGCCGCCTCGTGAACCTCGGCTGCGCCACCGGCCACCCGTCGTTCGTGATGTCGAACAGCTTCACCAACCAGACGCTCGCCCAGATCGACCTCTGGAAGAACCGCGGCACCAACAAGGCCGGTGAAGTGAAGGTGCTCTCGAAGCAGCTCGATGAGGAAGTCGCCCGCCTCCACCTCGCGAAGGTGGGTGCGAAGCTCACCGTCCTCACCCAGGACCAGGCCGACTACATCAGCGTGCCGGTGGAAGGTCCGTACAAGCCGGACCACTACCGCTACTGAAGTGCTCTCCGCAAGAAGCCCCGCCGGGAAACCGGCGGGGCTTTTTCGTATCGAAGCCATCCTTCAAAAATCCCTCTTCGATTCCAAGTGCCGGTCATCCCGGAATCTGTTTGAATCCTGCCGATGGTTCCCCAGGTGATCAAACTCTGTTGCCAAGGATGCGGTGCCGACCTCGAAGTCAGTGAAGAGGTCCGCTTTCTCACCTGCAACTACTGCCATTCCAAACTCGAGGTGGTGCGTGACGTCACCTCCACCCACACTCGCGTTCTTGAGAAGCTGGAGCGTGCCACGGATCAGATCGTCGGAAACCTGAAGGTGATCGAACTCCAGAACGATCTCGAGCGGCTGGATCGGGAGTGGGAATCGACGCGCCAGTCACTGCTCATTCGCGGGCAGAACGGCGGGCTTTACAAACCTTCGATCCTCGCAGCCGTCATTGGAGGCGGGGCTCCGATCATCGGTGGTATCGTGTTTGCCACTTTTGCGGGTAGGCATACGATGGGCTGGTTCCCTCTGATTGGTATCGTATTTTCGTGTTTTGGATTCATCAACCTGGCCACCGGCCTCTCCAAAGCCTCCGCTTTCCAGAACAAACAGGCGGAATATGAGCGCCTCCGGGAACAAGTGGTCCGGCTGATCGAGCGGGAACGTGGCGTTTGACCGAAACGGTGGCACTATCGGCTCGCGTCCTTGATGGGGCCCGCTAGCTTCGGGCAAATGTTTCATCGTCTGGTCATCCTGTTCGCCGCGAGCATCTGTTGCCTGAGCTCCTGCGCCATCGTGAAGGCTCCTTTCACCATTGCCGGTGCAGTGGTGGAGGGGACTTACAACGTGGGAGAGAAGATCGTGACCGCACCGATTGACGCGTATGACCGCCGACAGGCGCGAAAGGATGCCGAGAAGGAAAAGTCGGACAAGGAGGCGGAAAAGAAAAAGGCCAAGCAGCCTCAGATGCAGCCGCAGCAAGGGATGCCTCAGCCGGGGACCATCATGGATGCCCAGCCGCTGCCTCCGATTGCTCCGCCACAGTGAGTGCGATGGTTCCGCTTCCAAACCCGCTTTGATTCTGGAAGAGCTGTTTGATCGTAAAAATGGCAGTCTCCCGCTCATCCGATGCCCAGGATCTCCAAAGTCTGTTGCCAGGGATGTGGCTCTCCTCTCAGTGTTGATGAGGATACCCGCTACGTAACTTGCAATCATTGCGGATCCAGCCTGGAGGTCATCCATGGGGAGTCGACCACCCATACGCGGTTGTTGGAGCAGCTTCAGAACACGACGGAGCAACTCACCCAGCAGGTCCGGTTGCTGACACTTCAGAACGATCTGGCGCGCCTCGATAAAGAGTGGGACCGATTTCGAGAATCGGTGCTGCCGCGTTTGCCCGATGGAACGTTTGTGGAACCATCATCCGCGGATTGGACCACGTTCGGAATGACTGCGGTCGTGGTCGGGGCTATTGCCGGACTTGTTGCGTTTTTACCCGGAGCTGGAGCGATCGGGCTCTTCGGGGTGATAGGTATTGCGGTTGGAGTGGGCTGCCTGACGAGGGACAACCGGTCTGCCGCGGACTTTCATCAGACGAAGGCGCGCTACCTTTCCCGTCGCGAGCAGTTGCGGCGCGCGATCGAACGGGATGCACGTGCAGCCTGAGCCATCTCGGCGTGGAGTGGAATCGGATGGAAACTGTGGAATGGCGGCCAATGGTGCCGGCTGATAGCCTCAAGCCGTCCATGAAGGTCACCAAGGTTTGCTGCCAAGGATGCGGGTCACCCCTCGCGGTGAATGAAACCATCCGCTACGCGACCTGCAACCACTGTGGGTCGAACTTGGAAATCATCCACGACCCAAGTGTCACCCACACCCGGATACTGGAGAAGCTGGAGCGGACTACGGACACGCTCGCGGATGATGTGAAGATCCTCCAGTTACAGAACGATCTCCAGTTGCTGGACCGGGAGTGGGAGAGATACCGAGAGACGGTTTGTTTCCGCAGTGAGAATGGAACTTTGAGCGAGCCATCTGCCGCGTTCCCGGCGGTGGTGCGCGGAGTGACGATCGGTGGCGGCATCATCTTGTGCATGGCCGTGTGGCTCGGCAACCTGCCGTGGGGAATGGCGTTGCTGGGGATCGCGGTGCCCATTCTGGGCAATTATGCGGCGCACTCTTACGCCGGGGGACTGAGGGACTACCGAAGGGCAAAGGAGCGTTACCAAAGCCGGAGATATGGACTGGTGGCGGCTATCGCTTCGCTGCGGGGCTCCCCCGAACCCCCACGGAAACGCCCGGCGTTTCCTGCCAGGATACGGATACCGTTCATGCGTTCCGGCCGGGTGGAAAGCTGAGGAAGTGAACGCTGCCTGATATGAACATCGTCCGGATTTCCTGCAAGGCATGCGATACTCCTCTCGCGATCAGCGAGGGAATCCGGCATCTGACCTGCCATCGATGTGGAGCCCGGCTGGAAGTGTCGTATGATGCTAGGTCGATTCTAGTCAGTATTGCCGAGGCTTCGGAAAATCAGACGGAAGTGGAGATCCTGAAACTGCGGATGCAGCTGGAGCGGCTCGATGAAGAGAGGAGGCACGCGCAGGATATCCTCCGTGTGCGGCGGGAGTTCAATTGGAGCCGTGGTCCGGCGATCGCGAATTCGGAGGACTTCGGTTTCCTCTTATTGGTGATCGGTCTGGTGGTAGCCGTGATGAGCCTGGTGCATGGCTTGTTCTTTCCAGAATCTTTAGTCGGGCTCGCCATGGCGGTGATCGGAGTCATCTGCCGTTTGAAGGGATGCGAGGCGACCGCGAAGGAGGAGGCGGATTATGCCCGCCGCAGGCAGGATCTGGTGTCACGGATTCATGCCCTTCAACATCCTTCCGATGGGGAGGATGCTCCATCCGCCAAGCTGCGGGAGAAGGTCGGTCAATGAAACGAGTTCAAGCGATTTGCGCTGTCACAGGCGCGCCGGGTTTGGCGGGCTCGTGATCGAGATAGCGGCGCTGGGCTTCGCTTTCCTCGTTGTGGGCCTTGCCGTCGTTGTCCGCGTTGGTGTCGGACAGCAGTTCCTCGCGGAACTTCGCCACCATGGCTTCGACCGGCCAGGAGCTGGCTTCGCCGAAGGCGCAGATGGTGCGGCCGTCGATTTGATAGGCCACGCTTTCGAGCGTCTCGATGTCCTTCGGCGAGGCTTCGCCGGTGACGAGACGGTCGGTGATTTTTTTCATCCACATCGAGCCCTCGCGGCAGGGCGTGCACTGGCCGCAGGATTCGTGGGCATAGAAGCTGTTGATGTTGTTCAGCACCCACGAGATCTTGCGGGTGTCATCGAGGACGATCACGCCACCGGAGCCGGCCATGGAGCCGCAGGCGGCAAGGGTGTCGAAGTCCATCTGGATGTCCCAGAAGCCGAGGTCCTTCGAGGAGCCGTCCGGGTTCTTGAGCTTGTAGGTTTCGTCGCAGCGCAGGATCTTCGAGGAGGAGCCGCCGGGAATGACAGCCTTGAACTCGCGCCCGTCCTTCGGGCCACCGCACATGTCGTACAGCAGCTCGCGCATGGTGATCTTGCCGACCTCAACTTCGAAATAGCCAGGTTTCTTCACATCGCCGGAGACGCACAGGATGCGGGTGCCGGTATTGCGGGCCACGCCGAGCTTCGCGTAATCGTCACCGCCCATGCGAATGATGTGCTTCACGTGGCAGAGTGACTCCACGTTGTTCACGATCGTAGGGCTCATGTAGAGGCCGAGCGCGGCTGGGAAATAGGGTGGCTTGATGCGCGGGTAGGGGCGCTTGCCCTCGAGGGATTCGATCAGGCCGGTCTCCTCGCCGCAGATGTAGGCACCCGCGCCGCGGTGGACGTAGATTTCCAGATCGAAGCCGGAGCCGAGGATGTTCTTGCCGAGGAAACCGTGGGCGCGGGCTTCATCCAGCGCCTTTTCCATCAGGATGGCGGCGGCGGGGAATTCCTCGCGGAGATAGATATAGGCGGTGTGCGCGCCAGTGGCGAAGCAGGAGATCACCATGCCCTCGATGAGCTGGTGTGGGTCCTGGTGGACGATGTAGCGGTCCTTGAAAGTGCCGGGCTCGGACTCGTCGCCATTGCAGATGAGATACACCGGCTTGGTGTTGTTCGGTGGGATGAAGGTCCACTTCATGCCGGTCGGGAAACCCGCACCACCTCGGCCGCGCAGGCCGGATTTTTTCACTTCTTCCGTGATGTCCTTCGGCGCCATGGTGAACGCCTTCTTCAGATCCTCATAACCGCCATCCGCGATGTAGGTGCCGATGGAAGGGTCCCAGCCCTCGCGGTCGACGTTCTTGAAGATCAGGCGGTATTCGCGCGGATCGGGCTGCTTGCCGGCTTTGTAGGTGATCACGGAAGTGAGCGGGTGAAAGAGGTTCAGTGTCCGGCGGTGGAATTCGAGTAACTGTCGAGCAGGGCCTGTGCTTTGTCAGGAGTGATGGCCTCATGGAAGTCATCGTTCACCATGCAGACCGGAGCGGTGCCGCAGGAGGCGAGGCACTCCGCGAATTCGACGGAGAATTTGCCGCAGGGGGAAACCGCAACGGGATGGTGGTGGGAGTCCGAGGTGCTGCGGTTGATGTCGGTGAGCTGGCAGAGCTTTTCCATCAGCTCATAGGAGCCGCCCATCGCACAGGAGAGCGTGCGGCAGACGCGGATGTGGTTCACACCGGGAGCCGACTGACGGAAGCCGGGGTAGAAGGTCACCACTTCCGCCACCTTGATCGGCTCGATGCCGATGCGCTGCGCGACCCAGACGATCGCCTCCGCGGAGATGAAGCCGTGGTGGTGCTGGACGTAGTGCAACAGGGGTAGCACCGCCGAGCGCTTCTGGTTGTCCGGGAACTGGGCGAGACGCTTGGCCGCCTCGGCTTCCAGCTCGGCCGTCACCGCGAACGGAGCAAAGAATTTCGATCCCGGTGTTTCCGGAGATGCGACGAGGTCTTCGACGTTGGAATGGGACATGGGGTGCAGATTTTTTAGCCGCAAAAAGGCGCAAGAAGGACGCAAAAATCAGATACTGGATGTTTGCGGGAATTCGGGGAATTCCTGAGAAAGCGCGTATTTCCGGATTTCGAGTTTGGGTGCTCCGAAGTTGATGAGCAGGCCGTGTTCCCTGCGGCAGGCACGGAGGTAGCCAAGGAGTTGGGCGGTGTGTTCGGGCGCGAGAGCTCGGGCGGCTTTGATTTCCACAATCAATTCGCCTGAAACCAACAGATCGATGTCGAGGTTGCCGAGTAAGGTTCCATCCTCATCAAGAACCTGAAGAGGGACCTGTCGCTCGGCTGGGATGCCTTTTTTGTTCAGTCGATGGTGCAGACCGATTTCGTAAACGCTCTCCTTGTGTCCCTGACGCAAATAGCTGTGCAGGGCGAAGGAGGTTTCCCTCACCTGATCGCACAGTTGGAAGATTGGATCCTTTTGCGTCATTTTTTCGCCTTTTTGCGGCTAAGATCTCAGCGGTCGCACTCACCCATGACGAAGTCCAGCGAACCGAGGATCGCGGGGATGTCGGAGACCATGTGGCCGGGGAGCAGCTTCGAGGTGATCGAAAGGTTACAGAAGGAGGGGCTGCGGATCTTCAGGCGGTGCGGGACACCGCCGCCGGTGGAGTGGATGTAGAAGCCGAGCTCGCCCTTCGGGTTTTCCGCGCCGAAGTAAACCTCGCCCTTCGGTGCATCGATGCCCTGGGTGGCGACGATGAAGTGGTGGATGAGTTCCTCCATCGACATGAGCACGCGCTCCTTGTCCGGCAGCATGCTCTTGGTGTCGGCGAGGTTCACCGGACCGGCGGGCATGGTGTTGAGGACCTGGCGGCAGATGCGGATCGACTGGCGCATTTCCTCCATGCGGACTTGGTAGCGGGCGTAGCAGTCGCCCTCTTCCGCGATGACCACGTCGAAATCGTATTGCTCGTAGCCGAGGTAGGGACGGTCCTTGCGCAGATCGCGGGTGACACCGGAGGCGCGCAGGTTCGGGCCGGTGAGGCCCCACGCGATGGCGGCTTCCTTGCTGATGACCCCGATGTCGCACATGCGGTCGAGGTAGATCTTGTTCTTGTCGAGCAGCTTCGAGATTTCCCCGATGGTCACCTCGCACTCGTTGAGGAACTGGCGGGTGGATTGCTCGAAGCCCGCGGGCATGTCGCGGAGCTGGCCGCCGACGCGGGTGTAGGAGGTGGTGAAGCGGGCGCCGGTGAGTTGCTCGCAGAGGTTGTAGATCTTTTCGCGCTCCGTGAAGGTGTAGAGGAACACAGTCATCGCGCCCACGTCCATGGCGCAGACGCCCACGCCGAGCATGTGGGAGGAAAGGCGGGCCAGCTCGCAGCACAACACGCGCAGGGCCTGACCACGTGGTGGCAGGGTCCATCCCATCAGCTTTTCAACCGCGCAGGCGTAGGCGACGTTGTTGGCAAGCGGAGCGAGGTAATCCAACCGGTCCGTGTAGGGCACGAACTGGTTGTAGTGCATGTTTTCCGCGATCTTCTCGTCTCCGCGGTGAAGGAAACCAACGTCCGGATCCGCCTTGGTGATGACCTCGCCATCGAGTTCGATGATGAGGCGCAGCACCCCGTGGGTGGCCGGGTGGGAGGGGCCCATGTTGAGCACCATCTTTTCGCCCATCAGGTCGTCCGTCTCGGCATGATAATGATCTGCCGCCGCAGCCGTGGCGCGGGCGAGGGTATCGGGGGCTTCGAATTCGGTGGTACGGTTGCTCATGCCGGGGTTAGCCTAGGGAAATCTGTCTCGAAAGGGCCCCGGGCGGCAAGGGGTTTGTGAAAATTTTCACAAGGCGCGATGGGGCGCTGAGAGCCCGTCCGGAGGCCCGGGAAATCACGGATTCTTTTGCAAACCAGTGGGTGAGAGAATCAGGTCATCGCCACTGTAAGCCACCTTGTCGGGTCCGGCGGAGCGCAATTCCAACTGCCTCCAGCCTTCCGGATGCACGATGACCGGACTGCCCCAGCGGTCGAGCAGCAGGCCGTCCGCTGAGAAGATCCGGTGGTTGGCGGGCAGAAAGACCGTGCGGTTGGGGTTTTCGCCGCGCAGGGCGGCGGCCAGATCCGCGTTTCCGCCGATGGGATTCTTCGAGGACTCCTTGATGACCGAGAAGTAGCCGCCGATGACGTGGTGGAGTTTCTTCAGGTCCTCGATGGG belongs to Luteolibacter ambystomatis and includes:
- a CDS encoding phosphodiester glycosidase family protein; its protein translation is MIQKRWIGCGLALLTMGCSPVKPPPSPTPQTQAASQKVPPPAAIPAAAQIEAPVVTNVPVASGHPITSPRHISIEAAGILLDGIAFDSRTHRLEVADQPSGPGSQWADSQSAGRARHGIAAINAGFFTPEGAPLGLVVSAGTVRGGWNGASSLGSAVWYVDGGGRSAITRREKLGSASARRMSELIQAGPLLVENRSPVGGLDNIKSSPRTVLLWDGGTRWMMARSGACTLQQISQALAGASPAGWPVATALNFDGGRSAEIWISDQVTGGGAFTRPIWNKPVRNFLVLKPVSP
- a CDS encoding ArsR/SmtB family transcription factor, which encodes MASMLKSLKLLADPTRLRILMLLEQEALSVAELQEILGMGQSRISTQLSQMKTEGLVEDERSGKNNIYSCSATPDLLEVARLAAQEVREVEKDSSALRHLLSKRKDASRAYFDELAGRFGRDYVPGRSWKGLAEAMLRVLNYRVVADLGAGEGTLSQLLARRAEKVIAVDLSPKMVEFGRELAVKHGLPNLEYRLGDIEEPPIENASVDLAILSQALHHAEHPQRALEAAFRILKPSGRLIVLDLLQHTFEEARELYADRWLGFAESDLATMLEKAGFSGVETTVADREASAPGFQTLLGVGWRE
- the metK gene encoding methionine adenosyltransferase; its protein translation is MSTYIFSSESVGEGHPDKVADTISDAILDAVLAQDPKGRVACETLVKSNVVVIAGELTTTAKLDFETIVRNAIRGIGYTNSDDVFHADTVFINNYLTGQSPDIAQGVDAKKAKGKKTAEQGAGDQGIMFGYACDETPELMPAPVMFAHRLGRELTAIRKSGKVKWLRPDAKTQVSVEYVDGKPTRIVNVVISTQHAAGVEHAEIEKFCIEKVIKKVLPKNLLKGTEFLINPTGNFVIGGPQGDSGLTGRKIIVDTYGGTGRHGGGAFSGKDPSKVDRSAAYMGRWVAKNVVAAGLAKRCEVQFAYAIGHPLPVSVHVDTFGTGTKPDAAILEGILKVFSFKPADIIKQLKLLRPIYSKSTNYGHFGKDDEDLTWERTDKAAALKKAVK
- the ahcY gene encoding adenosylhomocysteinase, with protein sequence MQTLEPPTSKASVSTDYKVADISLADFGRKEIQIAEHEMPGLMATRAKYGSEKPLQGVRIMGSLHMTIQTAVLIETLVELGAEVRWVSCNIFSTQDHAAAAIAAAGIPVFAWKGETLEEYWWCTWQAIVNPQGLGPELIVDDGGDATLLIHKGYEMENGSDWINTASGSHEEQVIKDLLKKIKVEQPGIFATIVKDWKGVSEETTTGVHRLYQMAKAGTLLVPAINVNDSVTKSKFDNLYGCRESLVDGIKRATDVMISGKVGVVCGYGDVGKGCAQALRGQGAQVVVTEVDPICALQAAMEGFRVLTVEDTLGWGDIYVTTTGNKDIIRLEHMEKMKDQAIVCNIGHFDNEIQIDKLNNAAGIARTNIKPQVDKYTFPTGNSIYMLAEGRLVNLGCATGHPSFVMSNSFTNQTLAQIDLWKNRGTNKAGEVKVLSKQLDEEVARLHLAKVGAKLTVLTQDQADYISVPVEGPYKPDHYRY
- the nuoF gene encoding NADH-quinone oxidoreductase subunit NuoF, which gives rise to MITYKAGKQPDPREYRLIFKNVDREGWDPSIGTYIADGGYEDLKKAFTMAPKDITEEVKKSGLRGRGGAGFPTGMKWTFIPPNNTKPVYLICNGDESEPGTFKDRYIVHQDPHQLIEGMVISCFATGAHTAYIYLREEFPAAAILMEKALDEARAHGFLGKNILGSGFDLEIYVHRGAGAYICGEETGLIESLEGKRPYPRIKPPYFPAALGLYMSPTIVNNVESLCHVKHIIRMGGDDYAKLGVARNTGTRILCVSGDVKKPGYFEVEVGKITMRELLYDMCGGPKDGREFKAVIPGGSSSKILRCDETYKLKNPDGSSKDLGFWDIQMDFDTLAACGSMAGSGGVIVLDDTRKISWVLNNINSFYAHESCGQCTPCREGSMWMKKITDRLVTGEASPKDIETLESVAYQIDGRTICAFGEASSWPVEAMVAKFREELLSDTNADNDGKAHNEESEAQRRYLDHEPAKPGAPVTAQIA
- a CDS encoding complex I 24 kDa subunit family protein; translated protein: MSHSNVEDLVASPETPGSKFFAPFAVTAELEAEAAKRLAQFPDNQKRSAVLPLLHYVQHHHGFISAEAIVWVAQRIGIEPIKVAEVVTFYPGFRQSAPGVNHIRVCRTLSCAMGGSYELMEKLCQLTDINRSTSDSHHHPVAVSPCGKFSVEFAECLASCGTAPVCMVNDDFHEAITPDKAQALLDSYSNSTAGH
- a CDS encoding GxxExxY protein, with product MTQKDPIFQLCDQVRETSFALHSYLRQGHKESVYEIGLHHRLNKKGIPAERQVPLQVLDEDGTLLGNLDIDLLVSGELIVEIKAARALAPEHTAQLLGYLRACRREHGLLINFGAPKLEIRKYALSQEFPEFPQTSSI
- the nuoD gene encoding NADH dehydrogenase (quinone) subunit D, whose translation is MSNRTTEFEAPDTLARATAAAADHYHAETDDLMGEKMVLNMGPSHPATHGVLRLIIELDGEVITKADPDVGFLHRGDEKIAENMHYNQFVPYTDRLDYLAPLANNVAYACAVEKLMGWTLPPRGQALRVLCCELARLSSHMLGVGVCAMDVGAMTVFLYTFTEREKIYNLCEQLTGARFTTSYTRVGGQLRDMPAGFEQSTRQFLNECEVTIGEISKLLDKNKIYLDRMCDIGVISKEAAIAWGLTGPNLRASGVTRDLRKDRPYLGYEQYDFDVVIAEEGDCYARYQVRMEEMRQSIRICRQVLNTMPAGPVNLADTKSMLPDKERVLMSMEELIHHFIVATQGIDAPKGEVYFGAENPKGELGFYIHSTGGGVPHRLKIRSPSFCNLSITSKLLPGHMVSDIPAILGSLDFVMGECDR